The following are encoded in a window of Gramella sp. MT6 genomic DNA:
- a CDS encoding efflux RND transporter permease subunit — MLKTFIERPVLSTVISIIIVILGILGLLNLSITQYPDIAPPTVTVSTSYPGANAETVLESVIIPIEEQINGVEGMTYITSTATNNGTAEITVFFDQEVDPDIAAVNVQNRVARANPLLPSEVKQTGVTTQKQQTSALMYFSVYSDNEEYDDTYIQNYLKINVIPEIQRVNGVGNVLVFGGKDYAMRIWLQPDKLAAYNLVPSDVLAALNEQSLEAAAGSLGENNGETFSYTIKYSGRYNSEEQYSDIIIKALGNGEFLRLKDVAKIELDAQSYNGNSKTKGLPAVNMGIFQTKGSNARDIILEIEDRLVEIEKELPEGLELYVPYNTNEFLNASINKVVHTLIEAFILVFLVVFIFLQDFRSTLIPAIAVPVSIVGTFFFLNLFGYSINLLTLFALVLAIGIVVDDAIVVVEAVHSKLDDGAKSAKKATVDAMHEISGAIVSITLVMAAVFIPVTFIQGPTGVFYEQFGITLIVAIAISAVNALTLSPALCALFLKTHDEKDKSKKTYLQRFYDAFNRGFNATIHRYGRSLEFLYKNKWITAVILLLALGGIWWSSRTTPSGFVPDEDRGLIFVNVELPAGASIDRTQEVNDKLYNKIQGLEGVEGVSVISGRSLLNGAGSNYGLGFIKLDDWDERDTDELSVEAITGKLFGVAATMPEANIIFFAPPSIPGFGNSSGFEVNLLDRSGSSFDELDAANQEFIQKLSQRPEIQYAQSSFNTNYPQYELMLNVPLAKEKGVTTREIFTTLQGYIGGIYAADFTKFGKQYRVYVQALPQDRAEKSDLNKLYVRTDSGEMAPITQFVSLKRVYGPQSVTRFNLFNSTKLSGATNPGYSSGDAIAAIEEVSSTLPENYSTAYSGLTREEVNAGNQTTTIFLLSILFVYFLLAAQYESYLLPFSVLLSLPLGVFGAYITTKFAGLQNNIYFQIALIMLIGLLAKNAILIVEFAIQRRRRGESIADAAIHGAKARLRPILMTSFAFILGLLPLVLATGVGAEGNRSIGTGAAGGLLIGTVTGVFVIPILFMLFQWLQEKVGKKPGAVENQ; from the coding sequence ATGCTAAAGACTTTTATAGAAAGACCCGTACTATCTACGGTGATCTCGATAATTATAGTAATTCTGGGAATCCTCGGTCTCCTGAATTTATCAATCACCCAGTATCCTGATATCGCACCGCCTACAGTAACTGTAAGTACTTCTTATCCCGGTGCCAATGCAGAAACCGTGCTGGAAAGTGTTATTATTCCTATTGAAGAGCAGATAAACGGGGTAGAAGGAATGACTTATATTACCTCAACCGCCACCAATAATGGTACTGCAGAGATCACTGTCTTCTTTGACCAGGAAGTAGATCCCGATATTGCCGCGGTAAATGTGCAAAACCGTGTTGCGCGGGCAAACCCGTTGCTACCCTCTGAGGTGAAACAAACTGGGGTAACCACTCAGAAGCAGCAGACCAGTGCACTGATGTACTTCTCGGTATACAGCGATAATGAGGAATATGATGATACCTATATTCAGAATTATCTAAAAATTAATGTGATTCCCGAAATTCAAAGGGTTAACGGGGTTGGTAATGTATTGGTTTTTGGAGGAAAGGATTACGCAATGCGAATCTGGCTTCAACCAGATAAACTAGCCGCCTATAACCTTGTACCTTCAGATGTTCTTGCAGCGCTTAATGAGCAAAGTCTTGAAGCAGCCGCAGGTTCTTTAGGAGAAAATAATGGGGAGACCTTTTCATATACCATTAAATACAGCGGAAGATATAACTCTGAAGAGCAATACAGCGATATTATAATTAAAGCACTGGGGAATGGTGAATTTCTGAGACTTAAAGATGTGGCAAAAATAGAACTGGATGCCCAATCCTATAACGGAAATTCAAAAACAAAAGGTCTGCCTGCTGTTAACATGGGGATATTTCAAACTAAAGGCTCTAATGCCCGTGATATCATCCTGGAGATCGAAGACCGGCTGGTGGAGATCGAAAAAGAACTGCCGGAAGGCTTAGAACTCTATGTTCCCTATAATACGAATGAATTCCTGAATGCCTCAATTAACAAAGTGGTTCACACTTTAATTGAAGCTTTTATCCTGGTTTTCCTGGTGGTTTTCATATTCCTTCAGGACTTCAGGTCAACTTTGATCCCGGCAATTGCCGTTCCTGTATCCATTGTAGGTACTTTTTTCTTCCTTAACTTATTTGGATATTCTATCAACCTGCTTACCCTTTTCGCATTGGTACTGGCCATTGGTATTGTGGTGGATGATGCGATCGTAGTCGTGGAGGCAGTTCACTCCAAACTGGATGATGGTGCAAAAAGTGCAAAAAAGGCGACTGTAGATGCAATGCATGAAATTTCAGGAGCTATTGTTTCCATTACCCTGGTCATGGCGGCGGTTTTTATTCCGGTAACTTTCATCCAGGGACCAACGGGAGTTTTCTATGAGCAATTCGGGATCACCCTTATTGTAGCAATTGCCATTTCTGCAGTAAACGCACTAACATTGAGTCCGGCTTTATGTGCCCTGTTCCTGAAAACTCATGATGAAAAAGACAAATCTAAGAAAACCTATTTGCAAAGGTTCTATGATGCTTTCAACCGAGGCTTTAATGCAACGATTCACCGATATGGCCGTTCCTTGGAGTTTTTATATAAGAATAAATGGATCACCGCAGTAATTCTTTTACTTGCCCTAGGGGGAATATGGTGGTCCTCCAGAACTACTCCATCCGGCTTTGTGCCAGATGAGGATCGAGGATTAATTTTCGTGAATGTTGAACTTCCGGCAGGGGCTTCTATAGACCGTACCCAGGAAGTAAATGACAAATTATATAATAAAATTCAAGGCTTAGAAGGTGTAGAAGGTGTTTCTGTGATTTCAGGTAGGAGTTTGCTCAACGGTGCCGGTAGTAACTACGGCCTTGGGTTTATAAAACTTGACGATTGGGATGAAAGAGATACAGATGAACTTTCAGTAGAAGCGATCACCGGGAAATTGTTCGGTGTGGCTGCGACAATGCCCGAGGCGAACATTATCTTTTTCGCTCCACCGAGTATTCCTGGATTTGGAAACTCCTCTGGATTTGAAGTAAATCTTCTGGACAGGTCGGGTTCCAGTTTTGATGAGTTGGATGCAGCGAACCAGGAATTTATTCAGAAGTTAAGCCAGAGGCCTGAAATACAATATGCCCAATCCTCCTTCAATACTAATTATCCTCAGTATGAATTAATGCTGAATGTTCCGCTTGCAAAAGAAAAAGGAGTGACCACAAGGGAGATCTTCACTACTTTGCAGGGTTATATTGGAGGGATTTACGCCGCCGATTTTACAAAATTCGGAAAGCAATACCGAGTGTATGTCCAGGCGCTTCCACAGGATCGTGCTGAAAAAAGCGACTTGAATAAACTGTATGTAAGGACAGATTCCGGTGAAATGGCTCCTATTACCCAGTTTGTTAGTCTTAAAAGAGTTTACGGGCCACAATCTGTGACCAGGTTCAACCTTTTTAATTCTACCAAGCTATCGGGTGCGACTAATCCCGGGTATAGTTCGGGAGATGCTATTGCAGCCATAGAAGAAGTATCTTCTACCCTCCCTGAAAATTATAGCACAGCTTATTCAGGATTGACCAGAGAGGAAGTAAATGCCGGGAACCAAACCACCACGATATTTCTACTTTCCATACTGTTCGTTTATTTCCTGCTTGCCGCGCAATATGAAAGCTATTTATTACCATTTTCGGTATTGCTTTCTCTACCATTGGGAGTTTTTGGAGCTTATATCACCACAAAATTCGCAGGGCTGCAGAATAACATATATTTCCAGATCGCGCTTATCATGCTGATAGGACTTCTGGCCAAGAATGCGATCCTGATCGTGGAATTTGCAATTCAGCGAAGAAGGCGTGGAGAATCTATCGCTGAT